One part of the Eulemur rufifrons isolate Redbay chromosome 16, OSU_ERuf_1, whole genome shotgun sequence genome encodes these proteins:
- the LOC138397424 gene encoding olfactory receptor 9K2-like, translated as MGDKGGGNHSDVTDFILVGIRVRPELHSLLFLLFLIIYGMVLLGNLSMIGIIVTDPRLNTPMYFFLGNLSVIDLSYSTVIVPKAMVNILSQKKTISFAGCVAQLFLYALFMVTEAFVLAAMAYDRFIAICNPLLYSVRMSRSVCIQLVAGSYLCGWVSSILQISVTFSMSFCASRVIDHFYCDSNPIEKISCSSIFINKMVSLSLAVLIILPTIVVIVVSYMYIVSTVLKIRSSEGRKKAFSTCSSHLGVVSLLYGTVSFVYLTPPNNPELRKVASVCYILFTPMLNPLIYSLRNKDVKDAMKKVLWKKKVLL; from the coding sequence ATGGGTGATAAGGGAGGAGGCAACCATTCAGATGTGACTGACTTCATTCTTGTAGGCATCAGGGTCCGTCCAGAGCTTCACAGTCTCCTCTTCCTGCTATTCCTGATTATTTATGGGATGGTCCTTCTGGGGAACCTTAGCATGATTGGCATCATTGTGACTGATCCCCGGCTGAACACACCAATGTATTTCTTCCTAGGCAATCTCTCCGTCATTGATCTCTCCTACTCCACTGTTATTGTACCCAAAGCCATGGTCAACATACTATCTCAGAAAAAGACCATATCCTTTGCAGGTTGTGTGGCTCAGCTGTTCCTTTATGCACTTTTCATGGTAACAGAGGCCTTTGTTCTGGCAGCCATGGCCTATGACCGCTTCATTGCCATCTGTAACCCACTCCTCTACTCTGTCCGTATGTCAAGAAGTGTCTGTATCCAGTTAGTGGCTGGTTCCTACCTCTGTGGTTGGGTCAGTTCCATCCTTCAAATCAGCGTAACATTCTCCATGTCTTTCTGTGCCTCCCGAGTCATTGATCACTTCTACTGTGATTCAAACCCAATTGAAAAGATCTCCTGTTCCAGTATCTTTATCAATAAGATGGTGTCACTTAGTTTGGCTGTCCTCATTATTTTGCCCACAATAGTTGTTATTGTAGTATCTTACATGTACATTGTGTCTACAGTTTTAAAGATCCGCTCCagtgaagggaggaagaaagcctTTTCCACCTGCAGCTCCCACCTGGGGGTTGTAAGTTTGCTCTATGGGACTGTCTCCTTTGTGTATCTCACACCTCCAAATAATCCTGAACTTCGTAAAGTGGCTTCCGTATGTTACATTTTGTTCACACCTATGTTGAATCCTTTAATCTACTCTCTAAGAAATAAGGATGTTAAAGATGCCATGAAAAAAGTCTTATGGAAGAAAAAAGTTTTGCTCTAA